From a single Rosa rugosa chromosome 7, drRosRugo1.1, whole genome shotgun sequence genomic region:
- the LOC133722323 gene encoding uncharacterized protein LOC133722323: protein MLIHSNEQLETSLAQEPPFTIYEHESFFDQETISREEVHVKHLEQESFMQVENNDGDVDVQEIELGYESFNASEVRDYTSEEWVQYWKSKLPNGVEIVEDDSEEEDNLFSEEDVEHEDLHHIPLIVEADISNEEESPSIPCDDEEIEEPRTFSPPTSKEFHHELPKVESKTLSTYVLNERVEIKVLLPLNPPLSGQCFYNEVMDWKGNGALALTLSHHSQELLPPIVSMGIISTPLEKEKARIAPRRKIEKKRKIKKLYFWPSNGVFLCSSWSCLYDTLKSPLAPNNRVVVLEKYPP from the coding sequence ATGCTTATACATTCCAATGAGCAACTTGAGACTAGTCTTGCACAAGAGCCACCTTTCACCATTTATGAGCATGAGTCTTTCTTTGACCAAGAGACTATTTCAAGAGAAGAAGTACATGTCAAGCATCTTGAGCAAGAGTCTTTTATGCAAGTTGAAAATAATGATGGTGATGTTGACGTACAAGAAATTGAGcttggttatgaaagtttcaatgcaagtgaggtgagagactacacttcggaggaatgggtgcaatattggaaatcTAAGCTTCCAAATGGAGTAGAGATAGTTGAAGATGATTCCGAAGAAGAGGATAACTTGTTTAGTGAGGAGGATGTGGAGCATGAAGACTTACACCATAttcccttaattgttgaggccGATATTTCCAACGAGGAAGAAAGTCCTTCAATACCTTgtgatgatgaagaaattgaagagccAAGGACTTTCTCTCCTCCCACATCCAAAGAGTTCCATCATGAGCTTCCCAAGGTGGAGAGTAAAACATTGAGCACTTATGTTCTTAATGAGAGGGTTGAGATTAAGGTACTTTTACCACTCAATCCACCATTAAGTGGCCAATGTTTCTACAATGAGGtgatggattggaaaggaaatggagcacTTGCACTCACCCTTTCCCATCACTCTCAAGAGCTTCTACCACCTATTGTTTCTATGGGCATCATTTCTACACCActtgagaaggagaaggcaaggatagctcctagaagaaaaattgagaagaagaggaagattaaGAAGCTATACTTTTGGCCATCAAATGGAGTATTCTTATGTAGCTCTTGGTCTTGTCTCTATGATACATTAAAGAGTCCCTTAGCCCCAAACAATAGGGTGGTCGTACTTGAGAAGTATCCACCTTga
- the LOC133722758 gene encoding uncharacterized protein LOC133722758, giving the protein MVWNGSTFNPMHASAWSNQLLLEYQRLHPIKEARQPRRREKTKWVFPPRGRLKLNIDGSFQRDGDRGGIGVVVRDSSGKVHATWSRLLPNAGSAFQCEVEACRAALLLAIHQGWREIEVESDSSVLVNAMNYQGEDNSEVSRIIDDCKDYVHAFDAIVIRHIFREANSVADRLAHFASLGQVTDLYLGEAPDYLQDVLYEDFCKASTCKCSGYRRMQLCVYY; this is encoded by the exons ATGGTATGGAATGGGAGCACATTTAATCCCATGCATGCTTCTGCATGGTCAAACCAACTTCTTTTGGAATACCAACGTCTGCATCCAATTAAGGAAGCAAGGCAGCCTAGGAGAAGGGAGAAAACAAAGTGGGTCTTCCCTCCCAGAGGCAGGCTCAAGTTGAATATTGACGGGTCATTCCAGCGAGATGGGGACCGAGGTGGCATAGGTGTTGTTGTGCGGGATTCCAGTGGTAAAGTTCATGCCACATGGTCCAGGCTTCTACCAAATGCAGGTTCTGCATTTCAATGTGAAGTTGAGGCCTGTAGGGCAGCTTTACTCCTAGCTATACACCAAGGATGGCGAGAGATCGAAGTTGAGAGTGACTCGTCGGTTTTAGTAAATGCTATGAATTACCAAGGAGAGGACAACTCAGAGGTTAGTCGAATTATCGATGATTGCAAAGATTATGTACATGCTTTTGATGCTATTGTAATTCGACATATCTTTAGAGAAGCAAATAGTGTGGCGGATAGACTTGCCCACTTTGCTAGCTTAGGTCAGGTTACTGATCTATATTTAGGGGAGGCTCCTGATTACTTACAGGATGTCCTCTATGAAGACTTTTGTAAAGCTTCTACATGCAAATGCTCGGGGTacag GAGAATGCAATTGTGTgtatattattga